In Misgurnus anguillicaudatus unplaced genomic scaffold, ASM2758022v2 HiC_scaffold_26, whole genome shotgun sequence, the following proteins share a genomic window:
- the LOC141349246 gene encoding E3 ubiquitin/ISG15 ligase TRIM25-like isoform X2: MAEATLSVSEDQFICSICLDLLKDPVTIPCGHSYCMSCITKYWNQDDQKRNYSCPQCRQTFNTRPDLYKNVVFAQMVEMLKKTKLQTDRSALSFAGPEDVKCDVCTERKYKAIKSCLVCLESYCQTHFKQHEAFRTGKKHKVIDVTGRLQEMICSQHDKLIEVYCRADQRCICYLCAMDEHKNHDTVSAAAERTEKQRLLEDKQRKLHQRIQEKEKKLQDLRESVKIHTISAQTAVDDTERIFTQLIRSIERRRSEVIQLIRDQEKTAVSRAEDLLKKLKQEIDDLRRRNDEMEKLSQTKDHISFLQSFQSLSSSSGSSDNITVSSLLSFDDVMKSVTKLKEKMEDFCKEEIEKISKKEMIPTDEPKIRAEFLKYFRLSLDPNTAHRWIRLSEENTAATGTDTDQPYPDHPDRFDGWVQVLCKESLCGRCYWEIEWSSCVFISVSYKSISRKGKGLESLFGRNDQSWSLFCCPSGCSFVHNNIETDLPVVSSKIGVYVDHSSGSLSFYSVSDTMTLIHRVNTTFTKPLYPGFYLYNSSTVKLCHI, translated from the exons ATGGCGGAAGCGACTCTTTCAGTGTCTGAGGATCAGTTCATCTGTTCAATCTGTCTGGATTTACTGAAGGATCCAGTGACCATTCCCTGtggacacagttactgtatgagCTGTATTACAAAGTACTGGAATCAAGATGATCAGAAGAGAAACTACAGCTGCCCTCAATGCAGACAGACCTTCAATACAAGACctgatttatataaaaatgtggtGTTTGCGCAAATGGTGGAGATGCTGAAGAAGACAAAACTTCAGACTGATCGATCTGCTCTCAGTTTTGCTGGACCTGAAGATGTGAAGTGTGACGTCTGTACTGAGAGAAAATACAAAGCTATCAAGTCCTGTCTGGTGTGTCTTGAATCTTACTGTCAAACTCACTTTAAACAACATGAAGCTTTTCGGACAGGAAAGAAACACAAAGTGATTGATGTGACAGGAAGACTTCAGGAGATGATCTGCTCTCAACATGACAAACTCATCGAGGTTTACTGTCGCGCTGATCAGAGATGTATTTGTTATCTGTGTGCGATGGATGAACATAAAAATCACGACACTGTATCAGCTGCAGCAGAGAGAACTGAGAAACAG AGATTACTGGAGGACAAGCAGAGAAAACTCCATCAGAGAATCCAGGAGAAAGAGAAGAAGCTTCAGGATCTAAGAGAGTCTGTGAAGATTCACACG ATCTCTGCACAGACAGCAGTGGACGACACCGAGAGGATCTTTACTCAACTGATCCGATCCATTGAGAGAAGACGATCTGAGGTGATACAactgatcagagatcaggaaaAGACTGCAGTGAGTCGAGCTGAAGATCTCTTGAAGAAACTGAAGCAGGAGATTGATGATCTGAGGAGGAGAAATGATGAGATGGAGAAACTTTCACAAACAAAAGATCACATCAGTTTCCTTCAG AGTTTTCAGTCTCTCTCTTCATCTTCTGGATCTTCAGACAACATCACTGtctcttctcttctctcttTTGATGATGTGATGAAATCTGTCACTAAACTGAAAGAAAAGATGGAGGATTTCTGTAAAGAAGAGATTGAAAAGATATCTAAGAAAG AAATGATTCCCACAGATGAACCCAAGATCAGAGCGGAGTTCCTAAAGT ATTTCAGGCTCTCTCTAGACCCAAACACAGCACACAGGTGGATCCGTCTGTCTGAGGAGAACACAGCGGCTACTGGCACTGACACAGATCAGCCGTATCCTGATCATCCAGACAGATTTGATGGTTGGGTTCAGGTGTTGTGTAAAGAGAGTTTGTGTGGACGCTGTTACTGGGAGATTGAGTGGAGTAGTTGTGTGTttatatcagtgtcatataaGAGCATCAGCAGGAAGGGAAAAGGTCTTGAGTCTTTATTTGGACGTAATGATCAGTCCTGGAGTTTGTTCTGTTGTCCCTCTGGATGTTCATTTGTTCACAATAATATAGAGACAGATCTCCCAGTAGTGTCCAGTAAAATAGGAGTTTATGTGGATCACAGTTCAGGATCTCTGTCCTTCTACAGCGTCTCTGACACAATGACCCTCATCCACAGAGTCAACACCACATTCACTAAACCTCTCTATCCTGGGTTTTACTTGTATAACAGCTCAACAGTGAAACTATGTCATATCTAA
- the LOC141349246 gene encoding E3 ubiquitin/ISG15 ligase TRIM25-like isoform X1, with amino-acid sequence MAEATLSVSEDQFICSICLDLLKDPVTIPCGHSYCMSCITKYWNQDDQKRNYSCPQCRQTFNTRPDLYKNVVFAQMVEMLKKTKLQTDRSALSFAGPEDVKCDVCTERKYKAIKSCLVCLESYCQTHFKQHEAFRTGKKHKVIDVTGRLQEMICSQHDKLIEVYCRADQRCICYLCAMDEHKNHDTVSAAAERTEKQRLLEDKQRKLHQRIQEKEKKLQDLRESVKIHTISAQTAVDDTERIFTQLIRSIERRRSEVIQLIRDQEKTAVSRAEDLLKKLKQEIDDLRRRNDEMEKLSQTKDHISFLQSFQSLSSSSGSSDNITVSSLLSFDDVMKSVTKLKEKMEDFCKEEIEKISKKVSFLEMIPTDEPKIRAEFLKYFRLSLDPNTAHRWIRLSEENTAATGTDTDQPYPDHPDRFDGWVQVLCKESLCGRCYWEIEWSSCVFISVSYKSISRKGKGLESLFGRNDQSWSLFCCPSGCSFVHNNIETDLPVVSSKIGVYVDHSSGSLSFYSVSDTMTLIHRVNTTFTKPLYPGFYLYNSSTVKLCHI; translated from the exons ATGGCGGAAGCGACTCTTTCAGTGTCTGAGGATCAGTTCATCTGTTCAATCTGTCTGGATTTACTGAAGGATCCAGTGACCATTCCCTGtggacacagttactgtatgagCTGTATTACAAAGTACTGGAATCAAGATGATCAGAAGAGAAACTACAGCTGCCCTCAATGCAGACAGACCTTCAATACAAGACctgatttatataaaaatgtggtGTTTGCGCAAATGGTGGAGATGCTGAAGAAGACAAAACTTCAGACTGATCGATCTGCTCTCAGTTTTGCTGGACCTGAAGATGTGAAGTGTGACGTCTGTACTGAGAGAAAATACAAAGCTATCAAGTCCTGTCTGGTGTGTCTTGAATCTTACTGTCAAACTCACTTTAAACAACATGAAGCTTTTCGGACAGGAAAGAAACACAAAGTGATTGATGTGACAGGAAGACTTCAGGAGATGATCTGCTCTCAACATGACAAACTCATCGAGGTTTACTGTCGCGCTGATCAGAGATGTATTTGTTATCTGTGTGCGATGGATGAACATAAAAATCACGACACTGTATCAGCTGCAGCAGAGAGAACTGAGAAACAG AGATTACTGGAGGACAAGCAGAGAAAACTCCATCAGAGAATCCAGGAGAAAGAGAAGAAGCTTCAGGATCTAAGAGAGTCTGTGAAGATTCACACG ATCTCTGCACAGACAGCAGTGGACGACACCGAGAGGATCTTTACTCAACTGATCCGATCCATTGAGAGAAGACGATCTGAGGTGATACAactgatcagagatcaggaaaAGACTGCAGTGAGTCGAGCTGAAGATCTCTTGAAGAAACTGAAGCAGGAGATTGATGATCTGAGGAGGAGAAATGATGAGATGGAGAAACTTTCACAAACAAAAGATCACATCAGTTTCCTTCAG AGTTTTCAGTCTCTCTCTTCATCTTCTGGATCTTCAGACAACATCACTGtctcttctcttctctcttTTGATGATGTGATGAAATCTGTCACTAAACTGAAAGAAAAGATGGAGGATTTCTGTAAAGAAGAGATTGAAAAGATATCTAAGAAAG TATCATTTTTAGAAATGATTCCCACAGATGAACCCAAGATCAGAGCGGAGTTCCTAAAGT ATTTCAGGCTCTCTCTAGACCCAAACACAGCACACAGGTGGATCCGTCTGTCTGAGGAGAACACAGCGGCTACTGGCACTGACACAGATCAGCCGTATCCTGATCATCCAGACAGATTTGATGGTTGGGTTCAGGTGTTGTGTAAAGAGAGTTTGTGTGGACGCTGTTACTGGGAGATTGAGTGGAGTAGTTGTGTGTttatatcagtgtcatataaGAGCATCAGCAGGAAGGGAAAAGGTCTTGAGTCTTTATTTGGACGTAATGATCAGTCCTGGAGTTTGTTCTGTTGTCCCTCTGGATGTTCATTTGTTCACAATAATATAGAGACAGATCTCCCAGTAGTGTCCAGTAAAATAGGAGTTTATGTGGATCACAGTTCAGGATCTCTGTCCTTCTACAGCGTCTCTGACACAATGACCCTCATCCACAGAGTCAACACCACATTCACTAAACCTCTCTATCCTGGGTTTTACTTGTATAACAGCTCAACAGTGAAACTATGTCATATCTAA